One part of the Prosthecobacter vanneervenii genome encodes these proteins:
- a CDS encoding sigma-70 family RNA polymerase sigma factor encodes MTAPAQPLSQLDDDLVLVQAAQAGDLDAFDQIIMRHQSTVTAMLHRFSTSRADLEDMVQETFVRAWRALPQWRPDRPFLHWLKRIAANVGLEFCRRHQRSPFSRLVQPTEEGHPLDHIAGHEGTSPSDDLTGVQFILSHLPPDDRALLTLLHLEQLPLNEIAAHFGWSKVKAKVKAFRARQRLKTILTRHGYTLE; translated from the coding sequence GTGACCGCTCCCGCCCAACCCCTGAGCCAATTGGACGACGACCTCGTTCTGGTTCAGGCGGCGCAGGCGGGCGATCTCGATGCCTTTGATCAAATCATCATGCGCCATCAGTCCACCGTGACCGCCATGCTCCATCGCTTCTCCACCAGCCGTGCCGATCTTGAGGACATGGTGCAGGAGACTTTTGTACGCGCCTGGCGTGCGCTGCCACAGTGGCGGCCTGACAGGCCCTTTCTGCACTGGCTCAAACGAATCGCTGCCAATGTCGGTCTCGAATTCTGCCGCAGGCATCAGCGTTCGCCTTTTTCGCGACTCGTGCAGCCCACGGAGGAAGGGCACCCGCTGGATCACATCGCCGGCCATGAAGGCACCTCACCTAGCGATGATCTCACTGGCGTGCAGTTTATCCTCTCCCATCTGCCGCCGGATGACCGCGCCCTGCTCACGCTGCTGCATTTGGAACAGCTTCCGCTGAATGAAATTGCTGCTCACTTTGGCTGGAGCAAGGTGAAGGCCAAGGTGAAAGCCTTCCGCGCACGGCAGCGACTTAAAACCATCCTCACACGTCATGGATACACCCTCGAATAA
- a CDS encoding S10 family peptidase, producing MRIRPTLLTTVLALATPVFLAAEDAKPDKPESPPAEKKEGKKDDKKEDKKPDGDKPVVTEGKVTIGGKEIVYQAKAGTLPILKPDGKPSAQVFYTAYTMKDVKDKSARPVTFCFNGGPGSSSVWLHLGAFGPKRVDLPADGLTPPRPPGGLVNNEFSLLDVTDLVFIDPVNTGFSRAEDPKNLPEFLGVQEDIASVAEFMRLWVTREERWRSPKFIAGESYGGIRGGGLAQHLQQRHRMYLNGIVIVSGLLDYATLISGPLNDTPYLVGLPAMTATAHYHKKLPPDLQADFKKAVAESRAFAFGEYASALLKGNDLTQAERENVVKKLVRLTGLEAKLIEQQELRIDSDVFREMLLRKEKLVLGAYDARVTGRDGDESDIHPQIEPFMRVVGSIAAASMNAYLREELHYEKDLPYEVLAPQPNWNHGKGNSYTSVSGQLAEAIKQNPHLKVLALTGWRDLVTPPDNMLLSVRQMRLPEELRGNIEFAEYESGHMMYTNRPDMEKMHSDISAFIAKALK from the coding sequence ATGCGCATCCGCCCAACCCTGCTGACGACCGTACTGGCTCTCGCGACGCCGGTTTTTCTTGCCGCTGAAGACGCCAAACCAGACAAGCCAGAATCTCCGCCCGCCGAAAAGAAGGAAGGCAAAAAGGACGATAAGAAAGAGGACAAGAAGCCCGATGGCGACAAGCCGGTGGTCACAGAAGGCAAAGTGACCATTGGCGGCAAGGAGATAGTTTATCAGGCCAAGGCAGGCACCCTGCCCATCCTGAAGCCGGATGGCAAGCCTTCAGCCCAGGTCTTTTACACGGCCTATACGATGAAGGACGTGAAGGACAAGAGCGCACGCCCGGTGACTTTCTGCTTCAATGGCGGCCCGGGTAGCAGCTCGGTATGGCTGCATCTCGGGGCCTTTGGGCCCAAGCGTGTGGACCTGCCTGCCGACGGGCTCACGCCCCCGCGCCCACCAGGCGGACTGGTGAACAACGAGTTCTCGCTGCTGGATGTGACGGACCTCGTTTTCATCGACCCGGTGAACACCGGCTTCAGCCGAGCGGAAGACCCCAAAAACCTGCCGGAGTTCCTCGGAGTGCAGGAGGACATCGCAAGCGTGGCTGAGTTCATGCGCCTGTGGGTCACGCGGGAGGAACGCTGGCGTTCGCCCAAATTCATCGCTGGAGAAAGCTACGGCGGCATCCGTGGCGGCGGGCTGGCGCAGCATCTGCAGCAGCGGCACCGCATGTACCTCAACGGCATCGTGATCGTCTCAGGCCTGCTGGATTACGCCACGCTGATTTCCGGACCGCTGAACGACACGCCCTATCTCGTAGGCCTGCCAGCCATGACGGCTACAGCGCATTACCACAAAAAGCTGCCCCCCGACCTGCAGGCCGACTTCAAAAAAGCCGTGGCTGAATCACGCGCCTTTGCCTTCGGCGAATACGCCTCCGCCCTGCTGAAGGGGAATGACCTGACGCAGGCAGAACGTGAGAACGTGGTGAAGAAACTGGTACGTCTTACCGGACTGGAGGCCAAGCTGATCGAGCAGCAGGAACTGCGGATCGACAGCGATGTCTTCCGTGAAATGCTGCTGCGGAAGGAAAAGCTGGTGCTGGGAGCCTATGATGCCCGCGTAACCGGACGTGACGGCGATGAGTCAGACATCCATCCGCAGATCGAGCCCTTTATGCGCGTGGTGGGCAGCATAGCCGCAGCCTCCATGAACGCCTACCTGCGCGAGGAGCTGCATTATGAAAAAGACCTTCCCTATGAAGTACTAGCACCGCAGCCCAACTGGAACCACGGCAAGGGCAACAGCTACACCAGCGTGAGCGGTCAGCTGGCCGAGGCGATCAAACAGAACCCTCACCTCAAGGTGCTGGCCCTCACCGGCTGGAGAGATCTGGTGACACCGCCTGACAACATGCTCCTGAGCGTGCGCCAGATGCGGCTGCCGGAAGAGCTGCGCGGCAACATCGAATTCGCGGAATACGAGTCCGGCCACATGATGTACACCAACCGCCCGGACATGGAAAAAATGCATTCAGACATCTCTGCGTTCATCGCCAAGGCCCTGAAATAA
- a CDS encoding DUF1501 domain-containing protein, with product MKSELNKLSPMARRDFMMRTAQAALGVTVLPSLNVAAAGTTGPGTPGFGKAKSVIFLWMGGGMTHIDTWDPKDGETKGPTDPIKVNAGSGNLDRLGGTMEKMAKVANKISIIRSMSSKTGVHDQGTYVMKTGYEPRGTIVHPCIGAWASHFLGRIKGPTLPDSVVVNSGSSYPGAGFFPTTMSPIPISNPESGLQNIKPTTSTQEQFKKRLSLTDEFDTAFRKKFQSDEVKTYSEFYDETVKLMKSEDLKAFDLSQEPSTVREKFGRNNFGQGALLARRLVQAGVRFVEVQSGGWDMHNNIDQALGTTAATMDSVFAALIEDLQSNGLLESTMVVMGSEFGRTPDINENDGRDHYPLAYSTVFAGGGVKGGFVYGSTDKDGRRVTDKQCTPQDFQATIGHAMGLPVDEVVMSPSNRPFTVGDKGVPVLDIFA from the coding sequence ATGAAATCTGAACTGAACAAACTCAGCCCGATGGCCCGCCGCGACTTCATGATGCGTACGGCCCAGGCCGCACTCGGCGTGACGGTCCTTCCCTCCCTCAACGTGGCCGCTGCCGGCACCACAGGCCCAGGCACCCCTGGCTTCGGCAAGGCCAAGAGCGTCATCTTCCTCTGGATGGGTGGCGGTATGACCCATATCGACACCTGGGATCCCAAAGACGGCGAAACCAAGGGTCCGACCGACCCCATCAAGGTGAATGCAGGTTCTGGTAACCTGGACCGCCTGGGCGGCACGATGGAGAAGATGGCCAAAGTGGCCAACAAGATCTCCATCATCCGCTCCATGAGTTCCAAGACCGGCGTGCATGACCAGGGCACCTACGTCATGAAGACCGGCTACGAACCCCGTGGCACGATCGTTCATCCTTGCATCGGCGCCTGGGCATCCCACTTCCTGGGACGCATCAAGGGCCCGACTCTTCCAGACAGCGTGGTGGTCAACAGCGGCAGCTCCTACCCGGGCGCTGGCTTCTTCCCCACCACGATGAGCCCCATCCCGATCTCCAATCCGGAATCCGGCCTCCAGAACATCAAGCCCACCACCTCCACCCAGGAGCAGTTCAAGAAGCGCCTGTCCCTCACCGATGAGTTCGACACCGCTTTCCGCAAAAAGTTCCAGTCGGACGAAGTGAAGACCTACTCCGAGTTCTACGACGAAACCGTGAAGCTCATGAAGAGCGAAGACCTCAAGGCCTTCGACCTCAGCCAAGAGCCTTCGACGGTGCGCGAGAAATTCGGCAGAAACAACTTCGGTCAGGGTGCTCTCCTCGCCCGTCGTCTGGTTCAGGCCGGCGTCCGCTTCGTCGAAGTCCAGTCCGGCGGATGGGACATGCACAACAACATCGACCAGGCCCTCGGCACCACCGCAGCCACCATGGACAGCGTGTTTGCCGCTCTGATCGAAGACCTGCAGTCCAATGGCCTGCTGGAATCCACCATGGTCGTCATGGGTTCTGAGTTCGGCCGCACGCCGGACATCAACGAAAACGACGGCCGCGACCACTACCCGCTGGCCTACTCCACCGTCTTTGCAGGCGGCGGCGTCAAGGGTGGCTTCGTCTATGGCTCCACCGACAAGGATGGCCGCCGCGTGACGGACAAGCAGTGCACACCGCAGGACTTCCAGGCCACCATCGGCCATGCCATGGGTCTCCCGGTGGACGAAGTGGTCATGTCCCCCTCCAACCGTCCGTTCACGGTCGGCGACAAGGGCGTGCCCGTCCTCGATATCTTTGCGTAA
- a CDS encoding DUF1549 domain-containing protein, whose amino-acid sequence MKQTKKLLSSLLVSALVASSAMAEVRTWTDTSGRQVKASFIGLDGENIVLQTEDGATHKFPLTKLSAEDQTLAKTMKPSDQPVMLANASVAQAAAAIDKLVANGLIRANPERAKMNPPKAPIKNFNPLANDEQFVRRVYLDIVGRIPNYAETMQFIQDSNPNKRAKLIDLLLDSPGYNSNTFNYFAEMLRVKDRLEQDNLRGVPYINWMQHQIEKNVTWDKMVFEMLTAKGKMWENGAAGYLLRDAGMPLDNLANTLAVFLGTDVACAQCHDHPFSDWTQHQFYEMASFFGATTTNMRAAQNRKEKGKGMASMNAMNTLMPKIEEMITSSGQDIKRLRNGIRNYMSANTYMVGEMDNNTMKLPHDYKYPDAKPNDPVEPKFITWSKNDKNLAAYKQKTKSAEDLRPAFAKWTTDPSNPRFAMAIANRMWKRAFGVAVAEPVTNIDDPKQAVNPELLVHLAEEMKRVKFDIKAFMRIIYNTHAYQAEATTEKIAMGEPYYFQGPLLRRMTAEQAWDSYMTLVLGEPDKYAKPLEDLYSRSIDLDLTNPKLDAQTVLIKYDAFRKMAEKERALQGGSLADAGGDMMMEGGSKTKGKAAAKPAAADMMENTSLTYNGMILRRASTLEQPAPNGHFLIDFGQSPRNLIDGSIKSGSVPQVLMMMNGKAQQMLTSSDSLIFRTMEKVKSPPEKVEALFVSILNRRPTLAEKDIAKRALSNGEDGYANMIWALINTREFIFIQ is encoded by the coding sequence ATGAAACAAACCAAAAAACTGCTCAGCAGCCTGCTTGTTTCCGCGCTCGTCGCTTCCTCAGCCATGGCTGAGGTGCGCACTTGGACGGACACCTCCGGCCGCCAAGTCAAAGCCTCATTCATCGGTCTCGATGGAGAAAATATCGTTCTTCAAACTGAAGACGGTGCGACTCATAAGTTTCCGCTGACCAAGCTGTCTGCCGAAGACCAGACGCTGGCCAAAACCATGAAGCCCTCCGACCAGCCGGTGATGCTGGCCAACGCCTCGGTTGCCCAAGCCGCCGCCGCGATCGACAAATTGGTGGCCAACGGTTTGATTCGTGCCAATCCGGAGCGTGCCAAGATGAATCCGCCGAAGGCACCGATCAAGAACTTCAACCCCCTGGCCAATGACGAGCAGTTCGTCCGCCGCGTCTACCTCGACATCGTGGGCCGCATTCCGAACTATGCGGAAACGATGCAGTTCATCCAGGACTCCAATCCGAACAAGCGTGCCAAGTTGATCGACCTGCTGCTCGACAGCCCTGGTTACAACAGCAACACCTTCAACTACTTCGCCGAGATGCTGCGCGTGAAGGATCGCCTGGAACAGGACAATCTGCGCGGTGTTCCTTACATCAACTGGATGCAGCACCAGATCGAGAAGAACGTCACCTGGGACAAGATGGTCTTCGAGATGCTGACCGCCAAGGGCAAGATGTGGGAAAACGGTGCCGCCGGCTACCTGCTGCGCGATGCCGGCATGCCTCTGGACAACTTGGCCAACACCCTTGCCGTCTTCCTCGGCACGGACGTGGCCTGCGCCCAGTGCCATGACCACCCATTCTCTGACTGGACCCAGCACCAGTTCTATGAAATGGCCTCCTTCTTCGGTGCCACCACCACCAACATGCGCGCCGCCCAGAACCGCAAGGAAAAGGGCAAGGGCATGGCTTCCATGAACGCCATGAACACCCTGATGCCGAAGATCGAAGAGATGATCACCAGCAGCGGCCAGGACATCAAGCGCCTGCGCAACGGCATCCGCAACTACATGTCCGCCAACACCTACATGGTGGGTGAAATGGACAACAACACGATGAAGCTGCCGCATGACTACAAGTATCCGGACGCCAAGCCGAATGATCCTGTGGAGCCCAAGTTCATCACCTGGAGCAAGAACGACAAGAATCTGGCCGCCTACAAGCAGAAGACCAAGTCCGCTGAAGACCTCCGCCCGGCCTTCGCCAAGTGGACCACCGACCCATCCAACCCGCGCTTCGCCATGGCGATCGCCAACCGTATGTGGAAGCGCGCCTTCGGCGTGGCTGTCGCTGAGCCGGTGACCAACATCGACGACCCCAAGCAGGCCGTGAACCCCGAACTCCTGGTCCATCTGGCCGAGGAAATGAAACGCGTGAAGTTCGACATCAAGGCCTTCATGCGCATCATCTACAACACCCATGCCTACCAGGCAGAGGCCACCACCGAGAAGATCGCCATGGGCGAGCCCTACTACTTCCAGGGCCCTCTTCTTCGCCGCATGACGGCTGAGCAGGCCTGGGACTCCTACATGACCCTCGTGCTTGGAGAACCCGACAAGTATGCCAAGCCGCTGGAAGACCTCTACAGCCGCTCCATCGACCTCGACCTTACCAATCCCAAGCTGGACGCCCAGACCGTGCTCATCAAGTATGACGCCTTCCGCAAGATGGCTGAAAAAGAGCGCGCACTTCAGGGTGGCAGCCTGGCAGATGCCGGTGGCGACATGATGATGGAAGGTGGCAGCAAGACCAAGGGCAAGGCAGCCGCCAAGCCAGCCGCTGCAGACATGATGGAAAACACCTCCCTCACCTACAACGGCATGATCCTTCGCCGTGCCTCTACCCTCGAGCAGCCTGCCCCTAACGGTCATTTCCTGATCGATTTCGGACAGTCTCCCCGCAATCTGATCGACGGCAGCATCAAGTCCGGCTCTGTGCCGCAGGTGCTGATGATGATGAACGGCAAGGCCCAGCAGATGCTGACCAGCTCCGATTCGCTCATCTTCCGCACGATGGAAAAGGTGAAGTCTCCGCCGGAAAAGGTCGAGGCGCTCTTTGTCTCCATCCTCAACCGCCGCCCCACACTTGCTGAGAAAGACATCGCCAAGCGCGCCCTTTCCAACGGTGAAGACGGCTATGCCAACATGATCTGGGCTCTCATCAACACCCGCGAGTTCATCTTCATCCAATAA
- a CDS encoding sulfatase family protein, protein MKSFWMSLMLASATTASDKPNVVLLYADDLGYGDVSCYGSKTISTPHIDKLAAEGLRFTDGHCAAATCTPSRFAMLTGEYAFRQKGTGVLPGDAKMIIPPSRDTMATVFKKAGYHTGVVGKWHLGLGDKEVDWNTEIRPGPLEIGFDHCFIMAATGDRVPCVFVEDHRVVGLDPADPIQVSYKQPFPGEPTGKDNPELLRMHPSHGHDMAVLNGVSRIGYMKGGKSALWKDEDMSDTFTAEAVKFIESSKAAPFFLYFAAHDPHVPRVPHPRFTGKSGMGPRGDAILQFDDNVGTILAVLDRLGLRENTLVLLSSDNGPVVDDGYQDDAVEKLGSHQPAGPLRGGKYSAFEGGTRVPFIVRWPGKVKPGVSDALVCQVDFPASFAALTGQKAPESAKDSQNLLPALLGEDSAGRKELVEQGGPVSLRQGVWKFIPTSQGPAKNKNTNSETGNFPEPQLYDLSQDLGERQNLAKSQPERAQSMAADLEKARVGAAK, encoded by the coding sequence ATGAAAAGCTTCTGGATGTCTCTGATGCTGGCCTCTGCCACAACGGCTTCGGACAAACCCAATGTGGTGCTGCTTTACGCCGACGACCTCGGCTACGGAGATGTGTCATGCTACGGTTCCAAGACAATCTCCACGCCGCACATCGACAAGCTGGCTGCCGAGGGGCTGCGTTTTACGGACGGTCACTGCGCGGCGGCCACCTGCACGCCCTCGCGCTTTGCCATGCTCACCGGAGAATATGCCTTCCGCCAGAAGGGCACGGGCGTGCTGCCTGGAGATGCCAAAATGATCATCCCTCCCAGCCGGGACACAATGGCCACGGTTTTCAAAAAAGCAGGCTACCACACCGGCGTAGTGGGCAAATGGCACCTGGGACTGGGAGACAAAGAGGTGGACTGGAACACCGAAATCCGCCCAGGCCCGCTGGAGATCGGATTTGACCACTGCTTCATCATGGCAGCCACCGGAGACCGAGTGCCCTGCGTTTTTGTGGAAGACCACCGTGTTGTAGGCCTGGACCCGGCAGACCCTATTCAGGTGAGTTACAAGCAGCCCTTTCCCGGCGAGCCGACAGGCAAAGACAATCCTGAACTACTCCGCATGCACCCCAGCCATGGGCATGACATGGCGGTGCTCAATGGCGTCAGCCGGATTGGTTATATGAAGGGCGGAAAATCGGCCCTCTGGAAGGATGAGGACATGTCGGACACCTTCACCGCCGAGGCGGTCAAATTCATCGAGTCGAGCAAAGCCGCGCCGTTCTTCCTCTATTTTGCCGCGCATGATCCCCATGTGCCCCGTGTCCCCCACCCACGCTTTACCGGCAAAAGCGGCATGGGCCCCCGTGGCGATGCCATTCTCCAATTTGATGACAACGTGGGCACCATCCTGGCTGTGCTGGATCGGCTTGGCCTCAGAGAGAACACCCTCGTGCTGCTGAGCAGCGACAACGGCCCCGTGGTGGACGACGGCTACCAAGACGATGCGGTGGAAAAACTGGGCTCCCACCAGCCGGCAGGTCCCCTGCGGGGTGGGAAATACAGCGCTTTTGAGGGCGGCACACGAGTACCTTTTATCGTACGCTGGCCTGGGAAGGTGAAGCCAGGCGTCAGCGACGCCCTAGTCTGCCAAGTGGATTTCCCAGCCAGCTTTGCCGCTTTGACCGGGCAGAAGGCACCTGAGTCTGCCAAGGACAGCCAGAATCTGCTGCCTGCCCTGCTGGGCGAGGACTCTGCAGGGCGCAAAGAACTCGTCGAGCAGGGTGGACCAGTCAGCCTCCGCCAGGGAGTATGGAAATTTATCCCCACCAGTCAGGGTCCGGCTAAAAACAAGAATACCAATAGCGAGACCGGAAACTTCCCCGAACCGCAGCTCTATGACTTGTCCCAAGACCTCGGAGAACGCCAAAATCTAGCCAAAAGCCAGCCAGAAAGAGCCCAAAGCATGGCTGCCGACCTGGAAAAAGCCCGGGTTGGCGCTGCAAAATAG
- a CDS encoding 3-keto-disaccharide hydrolase: protein MKRYFTVTLPVALLGLALFNLHAETKGDGWQNWFADGSLQGGQIISGKATYKVENGVLTGTTTEGSPNTFLAIGPFKDFELEFEVNVDDALNSGVQVRSHIAKEGDPVPEGAKGKLPAGRLYGPQCEIAINGTAGDFYDEARRGTWWSILTKTEAVRTDAAKAAFKKGEWNHYRIVVKGDHYQSFVNGVAAADFTQPNDPEGYIGFQVHGIKAGTGPYSVRWRNVKFRETK from the coding sequence ATGAAACGATACTTCACCGTTACACTCCCCGTGGCCCTTCTGGGCCTTGCTCTCTTCAATTTGCATGCCGAAACCAAGGGTGACGGCTGGCAGAACTGGTTTGCCGATGGCTCCCTTCAGGGTGGCCAGATCATCAGTGGCAAGGCCACTTATAAAGTGGAAAACGGCGTTCTCACCGGTACCACCACCGAAGGCAGCCCCAACACCTTCCTGGCCATCGGTCCCTTCAAAGACTTCGAACTCGAGTTTGAGGTCAATGTGGACGACGCTCTCAATTCCGGCGTACAGGTGCGCAGTCACATCGCGAAAGAGGGGGATCCCGTGCCCGAGGGGGCCAAAGGCAAGCTTCCTGCCGGACGCCTTTACGGACCGCAGTGCGAGATCGCCATCAACGGCACAGCCGGTGACTTTTATGATGAAGCACGCCGCGGCACGTGGTGGAGCATTCTGACGAAGACCGAAGCCGTTCGCACGGATGCCGCCAAGGCTGCCTTCAAGAAGGGCGAGTGGAACCACTACCGCATCGTGGTGAAGGGCGACCACTATCAGAGCTTCGTCAATGGAGTGGCCGCCGCCGACTTCACCCAGCCCAATGACCCCGAGGGCTACATCGGCTTTCAGGTGCATGGCATCAAGGCCGGTACCGGCCCCTACAGTGTGCGCTGGCGGAATGTGAAGTTCCGCGAGACGAAGTAA
- the folD gene encoding bifunctional methylenetetrahydrofolate dehydrogenase/methenyltetrahydrofolate cyclohydrolase FolD, whose protein sequence is MQLISGTTVAEKVLEECRRDIAALAAQGRKPGLAVVLVGDDPASRAYVRSKDKKCRDLGLHSIKLELPASTTQEELLAHVQALNNDPAIHGILVQSPPPKHIDEAAIVRAIDPAKDVDGFHPVNVAKLALEDPTGFVPCTPLGCQRLLIDAGIETSGAHAVVVGRSMIVGKPMALLLMAKGKGGDATVTVTHSRTKDLAAITRTADIIIAAIGRPHFIKAEHVKEGAVVIDVGINRVDDPASEKGYKLVGDVAFDEVAPKCRAITPVPGGVGPMTIAMLMANTIKACKQAAV, encoded by the coding sequence ATGCAGCTCATCTCTGGAACCACCGTCGCCGAAAAAGTCCTCGAAGAATGCCGCCGTGACATAGCGGCGCTGGCCGCGCAAGGCCGCAAGCCGGGCCTGGCCGTCGTGCTCGTGGGCGATGATCCCGCCTCACGCGCCTACGTGCGTTCCAAAGACAAAAAGTGCCGCGACCTAGGACTGCATTCGATCAAGCTCGAGCTGCCCGCCTCCACCACGCAGGAGGAGCTGTTGGCGCATGTGCAGGCGCTGAACAACGATCCTGCGATCCATGGCATCCTGGTGCAAAGCCCGCCGCCGAAGCACATCGACGAAGCAGCCATCGTGCGCGCCATTGATCCTGCAAAAGACGTGGACGGCTTCCACCCTGTGAACGTGGCCAAGCTGGCACTGGAAGATCCCACCGGCTTTGTGCCCTGCACGCCGCTGGGCTGCCAGCGCCTGCTCATCGATGCCGGCATCGAAACCAGCGGCGCGCATGCCGTGGTGGTGGGCCGCAGCATGATCGTGGGCAAACCCATGGCCCTGCTGCTGATGGCCAAGGGCAAGGGTGGAGACGCCACCGTGACCGTGACGCATTCCCGCACCAAGGATCTGGCCGCCATCACCCGCACGGCGGACATCATCATCGCAGCGATTGGCCGCCCCCATTTCATCAAGGCGGAGCACGTCAAGGAAGGGGCAGTGGTGATCGATGTGGGCATCAACCGTGTGGACGATCCTGCGAGCGAGAAAGGCTACAAGCTCGTGGGCGACGTGGCCTTTGATGAAGTAGCCCCCAAATGCCGCGCCATCACTCCCGTGCCGGGCGGTGTGGGCCCCATGACCATCGCCATGCTGATGGCGAACACCATCAAGGCCTGCAAGCAGGCGGCGGTTTGA
- the xseB gene encoding exodeoxyribonuclease VII small subunit, which yields MSKPSTKTDEPSFEDAMQRLDEIVAGMEDGQLSLEEMISSYEDGVRLLKLCRQRIEGARRRVELISADLEGGKASLTPFDEEADHDESAEDAEKPRTPARRRKTAEPEGGEIRLF from the coding sequence ATGAGCAAACCCAGCACCAAGACCGATGAACCATCCTTTGAGGACGCCATGCAGCGTCTGGATGAGATCGTGGCAGGCATGGAAGATGGGCAGCTCTCCTTGGAGGAAATGATCTCCAGCTACGAGGATGGCGTGCGGTTGTTAAAACTATGCCGCCAGCGCATCGAAGGCGCCCGCCGCCGGGTGGAATTGATCAGCGCCGATCTGGAAGGTGGAAAAGCCTCGCTCACGCCATTTGACGAGGAGGCTGATCACGACGAGAGCGCCGAGGACGCTGAAAAGCCCCGCACTCCCGCACGCCGCCGCAAAACCGCCGAGCCCGAGGGTGGCGAAATCCGACTTTTTTGA